Proteins encoded by one window of Synechococcus sp. WH 7805:
- a CDS encoding type II secretion system protein GspK, producing MARRHWLDPLARKVLQAIGDLPPDPKRAAEEPRWCIDVNRAAADDWRQLPGCSDAMIDLLMRLQQGGVQFSQLEDLARLLELPPKLCDQWRPHLVFRWHGDAPLLPDQTTLDLNAESPSLLAAGLGWPEERLQRLISERRRQPFQHLADLQERLCLPPDAVEALIGRVSFGARPRGPSLPPRS from the coding sequence ATGGCCCGCCGGCACTGGCTCGATCCCCTGGCGCGCAAGGTGCTCCAGGCCATCGGCGATCTGCCGCCTGATCCGAAACGTGCGGCGGAAGAACCTCGCTGGTGCATCGATGTGAACCGTGCCGCAGCCGACGACTGGCGCCAACTTCCAGGTTGCAGCGACGCCATGATTGACCTGCTGATGCGTCTACAGCAAGGCGGGGTGCAGTTCAGTCAGCTGGAGGATCTGGCCCGTCTGCTCGAGCTTCCGCCGAAGCTCTGCGACCAGTGGCGGCCCCATCTGGTGTTCCGCTGGCATGGCGACGCACCATTGCTGCCGGATCAGACGACACTGGATCTCAATGCCGAGAGCCCTTCCCTTTTGGCTGCCGGGCTGGGATGGCCGGAGGAGCGACTGCAGCGATTGATCAGCGAGCGACGACGTCAGCCCTTCCAGCACCTGGCAGACCTGCAGGAACGGCTGTGTTTACCGCCCGATGCAGTCGAAGCCTTGATCGGCCGGGTGAGCTTCGGGGCTAGGCCCCGCGGCCCCAGCCTGCCGCCGCGGAGTTGA
- a CDS encoding response regulator transcription factor yields the protein MDSSHHENASGLGSRPFLPMDLSSRIPSLQQQSRQGHSLLRRSRSAIATADPVLLASWTIWFEGQGPLVAACTSEDDCLGNIQSHAASLLLCTDLLESGSGISLVRRALAVQPELKALILLRRPIARTILDAIEAGCHGICAVQSAGTGAVATALTAIDSDGQYLDPVISGVLHHSRLSSSGGQQLPLQDLTMREEDVLRGLCRGMTNLEIAEDLLVSIETVKSHVSSLLRKLPAKDRTAAVVTAFREGLVQVPARPPRWT from the coding sequence ATGGATTCGAGCCACCATGAAAACGCCAGCGGCCTTGGTTCCCGACCGTTTCTCCCGATGGATCTCAGCTCCCGGATCCCCTCTCTGCAGCAGCAATCCCGTCAGGGCCACAGCCTGCTGCGGCGCAGCCGCAGCGCCATCGCCACCGCCGACCCTGTGCTGCTCGCCAGCTGGACGATCTGGTTCGAAGGTCAGGGGCCTTTGGTGGCCGCCTGCACCAGCGAAGACGACTGCCTCGGCAACATTCAGAGCCACGCAGCCAGCCTGCTGCTGTGCACTGACCTGCTGGAAAGCGGCAGCGGCATCAGCTTGGTGCGGCGCGCCCTTGCTGTTCAGCCCGAGCTCAAGGCCCTGATCCTGCTGCGCAGGCCAATCGCCCGCACGATCCTGGACGCGATCGAGGCCGGATGCCATGGCATCTGCGCCGTTCAGAGCGCTGGCACTGGAGCGGTGGCCACCGCCCTCACCGCCATCGATAGCGATGGTCAATATCTCGATCCTGTAATCAGCGGTGTGCTCCACCACAGCCGGCTCAGCAGCAGCGGCGGCCAGCAGCTGCCCCTGCAGGACCTAACAATGCGCGAAGAAGACGTGCTGCGCGGGCTATGCCGTGGCATGACCAATCTGGAGATCGCCGAAGACCTGCTGGTGTCCATCGAGACCGTGAAAAGCCACGTGAGCAGCCTGCTGCGCAAGCTGCCTGCCAAGGACCGCACCGCGGCGGTGGTGACCGCCTTCCGTGAGGGACTGGTGCAGGTCCCCGCCAGACCGCCCCGCTGGACCTAG
- a CDS encoding DUF1825 family protein, translating into MAFFDSEIVQEEAKRLFGDYQQLMQLGSDYGKFDREGKKKFIDTMEELMERYRVFMKRFELSEDFQAKLTVEQLRTQLGQFGITPEQMFEQMHGTLERMKSQLDLPPS; encoded by the coding sequence ATGGCGTTCTTCGACTCCGAAATCGTGCAGGAGGAAGCCAAGCGGCTGTTCGGCGATTACCAGCAACTGATGCAGCTGGGCTCCGATTACGGCAAGTTCGACCGTGAGGGCAAGAAGAAATTCATCGACACGATGGAGGAGCTGATGGAGCGCTACCGGGTGTTTATGAAACGCTTTGAGCTTTCGGAAGACTTCCAGGCCAAGCTCACAGTGGAGCAGCTGCGCACCCAGCTGGGGCAATTCGGGATCACTCCGGAACAGATGTTCGAGCAGATGCACGGCACGCTGGAGCGAATGAAGAGCCAGCTGGATCTGCCCCCCAGCTGA
- the tyrS gene encoding tyrosine--tRNA ligase, which yields MAPTPSLPAWLSRGMADLFPAGDPADADQALAARLAKAETDGRPLRVKLGIDPTGSSIHLGHSILFRKLRAFQDAGHTAVLIIGDFTARIGDPTGKSDTRVQLTAEQVDANAATYLAQLGQGQPKDMALLDFETPGRLEVRRNSEWLEEMDLPAVINLLGTATVGQMLAKDDFSKRYGSGTPIALHEFLYPLLQGYDSVAVNADVELGGTDQKFNVAMGRDLQRHFGKGTQFGLLLPILVGLDGVQKMSKSLGNVVGLEEDPLSMYSKLEKVGDGAINDYVTLLTDLDLAVLPENPREKQKAMALAVTASRHGLAAAEKAQSDAATLVGGAGDAAAEVPEASLEQVNFPAKAFYLLSAVGICASSSEARRQIKGGAVRLEGEKISDPNQEFASAEELEGKVLQLGKKTFRRLTA from the coding sequence ATGGCCCCGACCCCGTCATTGCCGGCTTGGCTGTCAAGAGGCATGGCTGATCTCTTCCCAGCGGGCGATCCCGCTGATGCCGATCAGGCTTTGGCGGCGCGTCTGGCGAAGGCTGAGACGGACGGCAGGCCACTGCGGGTGAAATTGGGCATCGATCCCACCGGCAGCAGCATCCATCTGGGCCACAGCATCCTGTTCCGCAAGCTGCGGGCCTTCCAGGATGCGGGCCATACGGCGGTTCTGATCATCGGCGATTTCACGGCACGGATCGGTGATCCCACCGGCAAAAGCGACACCCGGGTGCAGCTCACGGCTGAGCAGGTGGACGCCAATGCCGCCACCTATCTCGCCCAGCTGGGCCAGGGTCAGCCGAAGGACATGGCCCTGCTGGATTTCGAGACACCGGGCCGTCTGGAGGTGCGCCGCAACAGCGAATGGCTGGAGGAGATGGACCTGCCAGCCGTGATCAACCTGCTGGGGACGGCCACCGTTGGCCAGATGCTGGCGAAGGACGACTTCTCCAAGCGCTACGGCAGTGGCACGCCCATTGCCCTGCATGAGTTTCTCTATCCCTTGCTGCAGGGTTACGACTCGGTAGCGGTGAACGCCGATGTGGAGCTGGGGGGCACCGATCAGAAGTTCAACGTGGCCATGGGCCGCGATTTGCAGCGCCATTTTGGCAAGGGCACCCAGTTCGGCTTGCTGCTGCCAATTCTGGTGGGTCTAGATGGTGTGCAGAAGATGAGCAAGAGCCTCGGCAACGTGGTGGGTCTGGAGGAAGATCCGCTGTCGATGTACTCCAAGCTCGAGAAGGTTGGCGATGGGGCGATTAACGACTACGTGACCTTGCTCACCGATCTGGATCTGGCGGTGTTGCCGGAGAATCCGCGCGAGAAGCAGAAGGCGATGGCTCTGGCGGTGACCGCCAGCCGTCATGGACTGGCGGCAGCCGAGAAAGCCCAGAGCGATGCCGCCACCCTGGTGGGCGGAGCTGGTGATGCGGCGGCAGAGGTACCCGAGGCCTCCTTGGAGCAGGTGAACTTCCCGGCCAAGGCCTTCTATCTGCTCAGTGCCGTGGGTATCTGCGCCAGCAGCAGCGAGGCGCGCCGCCAGATCAAGGGCGGTGCGGTGCGGCTCGAAGGGGAGAAGATCAGCGATCCCAACCAGGAGTTCGCCTCAGCGGAGGAGTTGGAGGGCAAGGTGCTGCAGCTGGGCAAGAAAACCTTCCGGCGGCTGACCGCCTGA